The Physeter macrocephalus isolate SW-GA unplaced genomic scaffold, ASM283717v5 random_66, whole genome shotgun sequence DNA window GGGGATGGTGGACAGAGGGCatctgtggggtggggagaggtctgCTGATTCCAGAACCTCTTTCAGAGGAATAGACTCACAGGGCCACCCCCCACTGGCCCGGCCAGGCCAGGCCCTCTGACCTTTCCCCTGTACCCCCTGGCTTACCTGGGAGGTAGGGGGCCGCAGAGCACAGCACAGCAGTTAGTGATAACACTTTTATGGCTGTAGGGATTGACAGAGGCCTCGCCGCCCCTCTTGTTGGACCACGAGCCTTTGATCTGCAAGCAGGAAGGAGCTCTGGGTCAGGTACCTCCCTTCATTTCACTTGTTCTAGAGGCTGGGGAAAATCAGCAAATTCTGAAACCAATTCTGGCTAGTCTGTTGCAGGGAACATGCCTTTAACCCAGGCCATTCAGAGAGGATGTGGGGGACCGCTGGATGTTGGGGGGCACCCAGAAGAGGAGGCGCTAACCAAGACAGAAGACAGAGCAGAGCCAAAGAGAAGCCTCCAAAGGAGGCTTTTTGGGTGcatccttccttctctgtccAGCCACCCAAGAGGGAGGATAGTGCAAGGGCACAGGGCTCAGGCTGACCTGGCCGTGAACTCTGGCTCTGCCACAGACTTGCTGCATGACCCTGGACAGATCaccacttctctgagtctcagtcctcatttgaaaaatagggAACTCTCTGGTAACACTGTCGGAGCATTAGATGAAATCTTGCCCATCTCTAGCTCTGTGAAGCCGGCTATCAAAGGCATTAAGGAGATTAGCAGTAAAGGATACTGGCTTGAGTTTAACCTAgagttttccaaacttatttggcCATGACACCCTTTTTGCTTAACCCCTAGTATTATCCTGCAGAAACAGCCCCCAGGAAATCACCTTGGGAGAAGCTGGCTGACATCATTTCTGCTCTGTACCAATCACCCAGCATGTGATACCCTATTGTGCACGTTAAGTTTTGTTTCCCCAAAAGACAGGCTGAGGTcaagaaatgtattttctgttgGTCAATGGGCCTCTGAGCAGTATCAGATGGTGGCCCTGGAACAGATGCtctcatttgcttttttgttgtttggaaggatggtggggcagggtgggggtgggcggtcaggtctggcccagggctgggcacacagtgggtgctcaaacAATGCTTGTTGGTAGAGATCTACAAGGCAGCAGGTCAGGAGGTTGATGGAGCTTCACATTTCTGTCCTGGCCGGCCCCCTCAACAAGGATGCCTCAGAGAGCCCCAGGACATCCTGAGAATAGGCACGTTGCTGCTGTCTACAGGGGCAGTGCGGTGGGCACAGCAAGCTTCTGAGTGCAACCCTGGCTCTGTCCCTTTCCAGCTGGGTGGCCTGGGGCAAGTCACTCAGCCatcaaatgaagaaaaagcatcCTTGTTCCTTCTGCTTCAGAGTTGGCAAAAGGACCCAAAGAGATGATGGAAACTGAAAGAACTCTGGAAATGGTAATGAGCTGGCCAAATGTAATGCGGTTATGGTAATGAGTGCTGCTTTAGCGGGGCTAGGGAGAAAGCAACCTCGGGACCCTGGGTGCCAGCACCGCGGGGGCCTCGGAAGCCTGCACAGGGTCTCCCGGGGCCCAGCCCTGAGCACTGGAAGGAGATGTCAGGCCACCTCACGTCTCCACCTGCATTTCCCTGGCAGTCTGAGAGTCAGGGCTGCACTGCGGCTGCTCCAGGCTCCCTCAGCCCTGCCTCCATCCTGAGATCGGGCCCAGGGATGAGGTGTTGCTCCAGCCTTACTCACGTCTTCATTAGTTGTCAGGTTGGAGGCGACGAGGTAAGTGTGAAACCCTGAGAGGCCCAGGATGGACCAGATGGAGAAGAAGCAGATCACCAACTCCAGCACGGTGAGCAGCGCAGTCAAGGAGGCACAGGGACACCGGGGCCGGGAGCCTCCCTGTGCCTGGAAGCTGGCCTCGCCAGCCTCTCTCACCCATCCTTCCGTGGAGCTACTTCCCCAGAAAAGATATAACTTTGTAAGCTTTCCGTGGTCTCAGATCACCTCCTGGGCCCCAAGCAGGGTTTGGGAGCACCCCAAGGGCAGGACGAGCCCAGGATGATGGATGGTAGAGGGAACCGAGGATTCCGAACACCAGAACTGCGGACATGGCATGGTCCAGGGAGCTTGGTGTCTTAAGGGAGGACAGGGACTGTGGCCCTGAGAGCTCTCGGCCATCCCAGCTCCACAACAGCCCATTCAGAATCGGCTCCAGCCTGGGGCTGAACAGAAGCA harbors:
- the ZDHHC18 gene encoding palmitoyltransferase ZDHHC18 — encoded protein: DHGKLTKLYLFWGSSSTEGWVREAGEASFQAQGGSRPRCPCASLTALLTVLELVICFFSIWSILGLSGFHTYLVASNLTTNEDIKGSWSNKRGGEASVNPYSHKSVITNCCAVLCGPLPPSLIDRRGFVQSDTVLPSPIRSDEPACRAKPDASMVPTVLGAKFPQLISGSSDRRERPALLRPPRGPRQASAVPLSRAPCE